DNA sequence from the Candidatus Cloacimonadaceae bacterium genome:
TTCTTTTCGTTTTGGGTTCTGCTTTCTGATGCTGCACAGCACAGTCGAGTTTCTCAATTTGAAGACCCTGGGCGAGGGAATAGTCAAGACCGTAGGATTAGACCAGTCTGCTACCGAACTGCTCACAGGGAGCGAAATTGACGCATTCAAAGCTAACCTTGAACTAAGAGCACTGACCGGACTTCGAGACTATCTCAACCCTACCGGTATGCAGAGATTGGATGAGCTTAAACCCAGACCTCCAAGAGTGATCCGGGTGGGAGTTATCTGATGCCTGATAGCTATACAACTCCGGATGAACTGATGCGGGAGATCTACTTGGCTATCTATGCTGCTTTGGAGAGCCGTCTGCATCTGATAGGTTCTGTGATCGATGCTGAGTCCCGCAAGGAGATACTGGCAAAGCAGATATACGATAAGGGCGACTTCTACGGCAATACAGGCTATCTGGTCGAGACCTGTCCTGATGCAATGATCCTCAGAGTAGGCTCCAATGTACGTCACGAGCCTTTCGTTTTGGGCGGCAAAGTGCCTTCCTGGACTCCGATTGCTCCACTAATCGCCTGGGTCGAACGCAAGCACCTGTCTTGGACTGAAAAAGAGACGGGGAAGCTGCTGATCGTAGCCGAGATCGCTTATCTCATCCGGGGCAAGATCAAGCGGGAAGGCATAGCTGCCCGTAATGTGTTCGCTGAGGTTATCGCTAACCGGGAGCAGTGGATATATCAACAACTGAACAGCATCGAGGTAAGTCTATGACCGCACATGAGAAGTTTATCGCAGACCGGAATCGAATAGTCGATGCATTGGGGTTTTCCGATATACCTACCATCCAATTTAACAAGGATGCCATACCCAAGCAGTTACCCTGTGCTATCGTGATCCTGGACTCAGAAACAGGCAAGAACGGCACTTCAAGACAGTATGTGAGTACTGACCTGGCATGGACAGTCTTCCTGATCGTCAATGCCCAGAACGTGGATGATCCTGATTCTGATCTCTATCAACTCAAAGAGAAGTTCCGCTCTTTCTATCTCAAACTGATGAACCGGGACCTGCCCAGTGTGGAATACTATACCAGCCGCATTGACGGCACCAGACTGGTCAGGATCGCCAAGATCGACCTCTTGAAAGCAGGAACAGGAACCTCTGCATGAGAGTAATGCGACTGGGTGGATACAACCTGGCTATCAGCTCTGCTGCTGAACTCCTGGATACCAAGTATAAGCCTGAGCCGATTGACTTATCCAAGTGCAGCCGGGTCGGGAAGCAACTGATCTCTAAGGCTGCCGAGACCAAGAAGGTCGTATCACAGCCCTATTCAATGAGCAATCTGCTCAATCTCCTGGATACCGATGAGTACCATTCCGGTTGTGTGGATGCATTGTCTATGGCAACCGTAATGGAGTTCGACTGCAAAAATAGCCAGGTTAAGTCATGGATGGAAGCTGCCGAGTTCCCTGCCTGCGAAGACCAGACTACCATCCTGGCAGAGATGATCAAGTTCTATCTGGCCTGTGGGAACGGCTTCCTAATCAAGATGCGTAATGCCCAAGGACAGTGGATGGGACTTGAGAGGATGCTTCCCTCTGAAGTGCAGATTGTGGAAAACTATGACGAGTTCGGCTTCTTTCGCCCCAACTACATCCAAGTGAAGAACAACCAGAAGAAAGACTTTGCTTATGCCGATATCATCCACATCAAGAAGAGCACTCACAAGAGCAATGCCTGGGGCCTGGGCTGCCTTCCTATAGCAATCAATGTCGAGATACTCTCTGAGATCAAGACCTTCGACTACAACAACTTCAAGAACGGTCTGATGATCGACTATTTCGTGATCGTGGAAGGTGGGACTCTTAGGGACGGAACAGTGACTGATGAGCAGGGCAATGAAGTCCTGACCGATGCTTATACCGAGATCGAGAAGGCACTGATCGAAGTGAAAGGCAATGCCAAGAGCCACTCCACAGTGCTGATCGAGAGTGAAAGCCGGGACGTAAAGATACGCCTCGAGCCACTGCGTCAGCAGGATAGAGAGGGCGGCTTCCTCACTCTCAAGAAAGACTTACGAGAAGGTATCTTCGCTTATCACCGGGTCCCGGCAAGGATTGTCTCACAGCTTATCCCAGGGCAGCTTGGTGGCGATAACAAGAGTGATATGCTGATGTTCTACCACTTCGTAGTCAAACCGCTGCAGAACCGCCTCGCACTCACTTTGGCAATAGAGTTCAACTTTGAGTTCGGATGGAATGTCACTCCGGAAGACTTCAACTTCGGTAATCTCACCGAGAAGCTCCAGTCTGCGGATGAGCAGCTCTTTATGCAGAACAGGAACTTCGGAGGTAAGTAAGATATGAAAACAACCCACGGACTATTCAATAACCTATCAAACAATCAACCAATCACTAACCCTAAGGAGGTACAGTGAATATCTTCGGAACTAAGAGCAGGATCGTCAAGAAGGGCGAACTGCGTAATGTGGAAGTCGAACTCGTCTCGCTCCTCTTTGACGAGATGAACCCGGCTAACCAGAAAGGCTTTGTGGTCAAGAATGCCAGTGGCAGAAGCTTTGAACACAAGATCAACTCCACCAAGTTCAAGAGTGAAACATCAGGCACTCAGGGACGGCTTTACGTCACTCTGATGGAACCCAACATCCATGATTCCCAGGGTGACTATTACACCCGGGAAGAGATTCAGAAGTCCTGGGATCACTTCGCCAAGCACGGCTTAGTCGGCAAGTGCGATGTGAATCACAATCTGCAGCCTGTCCCTGAGTTTACAGTCGTTGAGAACTACATCCTCAAGACCAGTGACCGTGAGCATTTTCCCGATGCTAAGGTCGGCTCTTGGGTACAAGTCCTCAAGTGCGAAAACCTCCAGAGTGAGCTCTGGCAGAAGGTCGAGAAAGGTGAGTTCAATGGTGTCTCCATCTATGGACGGGCTGATGACTACAGCGGTACCGAAGCCAGCCTTGCCGAGATCAAGAACGAACTGGGCAGCCTGCGTAAGGTAGCGGAACTGAACAACAACGGCGAGATGCAGAAAGGCATCAATGCCATCACAGAGCGCATCACCGAGCTTGAGAAGAGCAGTGGTACCGTAATCGTATCTGAAGCCATCAAGAGCATCGAGAAGAGCCTGAAAGACCTCTCGGTCACCATGACCAGAGCGATCTCTAAAAGCATCCCCGGTGAGCCGGATGGCAATCAGATGAATGCTGATAAAGAAGTCATGATCGATGGTAACAAGATTGTGGTCAAGGCTTCGCACCGGGAGATCTACAAAGGTATCTCTGATGTGGATTCCGGTAAAGCCATGAACATCCTCAATGCCAATACTACCTCTCTGTTTATCGATGAGGTGATCGGTAGCCAACCTGATGATACCCTCTCCGATATCTCGATCATTCCGCTACTCAAGGATGAGAAGATCGATGCCGGACTGATCGATGACCTGGTCTTCAAGAACAGCCTGGATGGTGCTCTGACGGCTCAGACGGTAGCCACAGCCGATCTCTCTGTCCCCACCGGTATCCTCAATGCCGAGTTCACCTTAGGCAGGGATGTGGTTGAGTTCTATAAGGACAAGTACGGTGAGGATGCCTTCGGTGCCTATGTAGAGAACCATATCGCCAAGAAGACCGAGAAGGCTATCCGTCTGCTCATCTTCAAGGGTGACCGGGTCTCTGCCACCGCCAAGCTAAAAGGTCTGGATGGTGTGATCAAGCTGGCAACTACGGCAACCGATGTCACCAACCTCTCCAAGACCACCTATACCGACTGGGCAAAACGCTTTGAAGCCGCTCTCCTGGCTTTCTCGGATGAGATGTTGGAAGAGCAGGAGAACTTCAAGTTCTATGTCAGTCAGAAAGACCTGATCCGCATCCGAGCCGAACTTGCCAAGCGTGAGACCGGAGCCGGAGACCGCCTGCTGCTGGAAGGTGGCAACGTATCCTTTGCTGGTATCCCTGTAAAGCCCCGTCTCATGACTGATGACTACATCATCGGTGGACTGCCCAAGTTCATCATTATCGGATACAGAACTGATGCCGAACTCAAAGTCGAACACCATGGCGCGGACTGGAAGTACCACTGGTACATCCGTATCCGTCCCGGCATTACCTACATCTCCGGCTTCGTGAAAGTCTTCAAGTTAACCACCTAAACAATAACCATAACATAAGGAGTATCAATGGACTTCATCATTGCCAATCAAGCCTTCATCTTAGGGCTTATCACCACCCTGATCGTCTGGATCATCTTTAAGATAACGGGTAAGACCTTGGATAAGACCAAGATCAACTCCGCTCTGGCGATCATCCTGGACATCATCCAGGATATCAAGATCAACCCTGCTACCAAAGACCTCGACGACTATGCCAAGAAGCAATTGGCAGTCGAGCGTGCTACCAAATCCCTCCCGGCTAAACAAACCAATCTCGTAATGAAGATCTTCGGCACGATCGGAGGCGCAGTAGAGTACGTATTCCATAACCGCAAGTGGCTGTTCAGTATCGGTAAAGCCATCAAGGGAGTATTCTGATGCCGTCATATCCGGTAGTACAACCAACCTATCCTGCCCCCATGCTGGAAGGCGACATGCTCTTCAATACCCTGATGGATGTCATGGTAGCAGACGATATCTACTTCGGGATAGGCACCTATACCGAAACCGATGTCAATACTCTCTATGCCACACAGGGTAGTGTTAAGACCGAACTGACCACCAACTTCGATCTGCTCGGGGAACTGGCTGAGAAACCCGGTAAAGCCGATTCCAAGATCACCAAGCTCAAG
Encoded proteins:
- a CDS encoding XkdF-like putative serine protease domain-containing protein; protein product: MNIFGTKSRIVKKGELRNVEVELVSLLFDEMNPANQKGFVVKNASGRSFEHKINSTKFKSETSGTQGRLYVTLMEPNIHDSQGDYYTREEIQKSWDHFAKHGLVGKCDVNHNLQPVPEFTVVENYILKTSDREHFPDAKVGSWVQVLKCENLQSELWQKVEKGEFNGVSIYGRADDYSGTEASLAEIKNELGSLRKVAELNNNGEMQKGINAITERITELEKSSGTVIVSEAIKSIEKSLKDLSVTMTRAISKSIPGEPDGNQMNADKEVMIDGNKIVVKASHREIYKGISDVDSGKAMNILNANTTSLFIDEVIGSQPDDTLSDISIIPLLKDEKIDAGLIDDLVFKNSLDGALTAQTVATADLSVPTGILNAEFTLGRDVVEFYKDKYGEDAFGAYVENHIAKKTEKAIRLLIFKGDRVSATAKLKGLDGVIKLATTATDVTNLSKTTYTDWAKRFEAALLAFSDEMLEEQENFKFYVSQKDLIRIRAELAKRETGAGDRLLLEGGNVSFAGIPVKPRLMTDDYIIGGLPKFIIIGYRTDAELKVEHHGADWKYHWYIRIRPGITYISGFVKVFKLTT
- a CDS encoding phage portal protein — encoded protein: MRVMRLGGYNLAISSAAELLDTKYKPEPIDLSKCSRVGKQLISKAAETKKVVSQPYSMSNLLNLLDTDEYHSGCVDALSMATVMEFDCKNSQVKSWMEAAEFPACEDQTTILAEMIKFYLACGNGFLIKMRNAQGQWMGLERMLPSEVQIVENYDEFGFFRPNYIQVKNNQKKDFAYADIIHIKKSTHKSNAWGLGCLPIAINVEILSEIKTFDYNNFKNGLMIDYFVIVEGGTLRDGTVTDEQGNEVLTDAYTEIEKALIEVKGNAKSHSTVLIESESRDVKIRLEPLRQQDREGGFLTLKKDLREGIFAYHRVPARIVSQLIPGQLGGDNKSDMLMFYHFVVKPLQNRLALTLAIEFNFEFGWNVTPEDFNFGNLTEKLQSADEQLFMQNRNFGGK